From the genome of Haemophilus parainfluenzae, one region includes:
- a CDS encoding PTS transporter subunit IIBC, with protein MKKMLSFEFWQKFGKCLMVVIAVMPAAGLMVSIGNSLPLISDAEWLALVGNIIAQIGWGIIGNLHLLFALAIGGSWANERAGGAFAAGLAFILINLITGNFFGVKLEMLADPNAHVSTILAGEIPVANYFVNVLGQPALNMGVFVGIIAGFVGATTFNRYYNFRKLPEVLTFFNGKRFVPFVVIYRSVLVAIFLSLFWPLVQTGINHFGQWIANSQSSAPILAPFIYGTLERLLLPFGLHHMLTIPMNYTSLGGTYEFLTGAQQGKQVFGQDPLWLAWISDLINLKDAGNVTQYNELLSTVTPARFKVGQMIGSSGILMGLTLAMYINVDEDKKKFYKGIFLSSALAVFLTGVTEPIEYMFMFVALPLYIVYALVQGCAFAMADIVDLRVHSFGNIEFLTRTPMAIKAGIGMDVINFIWVSILFAVAMFFIANFMIKKFNLATAGRNGNYDAKGSDEASSDEPKVANASAQVIQIINLLGGRNNIADVDACMTRLRITVHNPDLVGDEASWKQAGAMGFIVKGSGIQAIYGPKADVLKSDIQDVLSSGVDIPKM; from the coding sequence ATGAAAAAAATGCTCAGTTTTGAATTTTGGCAAAAATTCGGTAAGTGCCTAATGGTTGTGATTGCCGTGATGCCAGCCGCGGGTTTAATGGTGAGTATTGGTAACTCACTGCCTTTGATTAGCGATGCGGAATGGCTAGCGCTTGTCGGAAACATTATCGCCCAAATTGGTTGGGGGATTATTGGTAACCTCCATCTATTATTTGCTTTAGCGATTGGTGGTAGCTGGGCAAATGAGCGTGCAGGCGGTGCATTTGCAGCTGGCCTTGCTTTCATTTTAATTAACTTAATTACCGGTAACTTTTTCGGTGTAAAGCTTGAAATGCTAGCCGATCCAAATGCTCACGTAAGTACCATATTGGCCGGTGAAATTCCTGTGGCGAATTACTTTGTGAATGTGCTTGGGCAACCTGCGTTAAATATGGGCGTGTTCGTTGGTATTATCGCGGGTTTTGTGGGGGCAACAACCTTCAATCGTTACTACAATTTCCGTAAATTACCTGAAGTATTAACGTTCTTTAATGGTAAACGTTTTGTTCCTTTCGTTGTCATTTATCGTTCCGTATTAGTGGCGATCTTCCTATCATTATTCTGGCCTTTAGTTCAAACAGGAATTAATCATTTCGGTCAATGGATTGCTAACTCACAAAGTTCAGCGCCAATTTTAGCACCATTTATTTATGGTACTTTAGAGCGTCTATTACTTCCATTTGGTTTACACCATATGTTGACTATCCCAATGAATTACACTTCATTAGGTGGTACTTATGAATTCTTAACTGGTGCGCAACAAGGTAAACAAGTATTTGGTCAAGACCCACTATGGCTTGCATGGATTTCTGACTTAATTAACCTTAAAGATGCGGGTAACGTAACCCAATATAACGAGTTGCTTTCAACCGTGACACCAGCTCGATTCAAAGTAGGGCAAATGATTGGTTCAAGCGGTATCTTAATGGGCTTGACGCTTGCTATGTATATCAACGTAGATGAAGACAAGAAAAAATTCTATAAAGGTATTTTCCTTTCATCAGCACTTGCGGTGTTCTTAACAGGGGTAACAGAGCCAATCGAATACATGTTTATGTTTGTCGCATTACCGCTTTATATTGTTTATGCTTTAGTACAAGGTTGTGCTTTCGCCATGGCAGATATTGTGGACTTACGTGTGCATTCATTCGGTAACATTGAGTTCTTAACGCGTACACCAATGGCGATTAAAGCAGGCATTGGTATGGATGTGATCAACTTTATCTGGGTATCGATCTTATTTGCTGTTGCTATGTTCTTTATCGCGAACTTTATGATTAAGAAATTTAATCTTGCCACAGCAGGCCGTAATGGTAACTATGATGCGAAAGGTTCAGATGAAGCTTCTAGCGATGAGCCAAAAGTGGCGAATGCTAGCGCACAAGTTATTCAAATCATCAACTTGCTTGGCGGACGTAATAATATCGCGGATGTTGATGCTTGTATGACACGTTTACGTATCACTGTACATAATCCAGATTTAGTGGGTGATGAAGCAAGCTGGAAACAAGCGGGTGCAATGGGCTTTATTGTGAAAGGATCTGGTATCCAAGCGATTTATGGGCCAAAAGCAGATGTCTTAAAATCAGATATTCAAGATGTGCTTTCATCTGGTGTTGATATTCCTAAAATGTAA
- the rnb gene encoding exoribonuclease II, giving the protein MFQDNPLLAQLKQQIHDSKEHVEGVVKSTDKAYGFLECDKKSYFIAPPTMKKVMHGDKIKATIEKQGDKEQAEPEELIEPMLTRFIAKVRFNKDKKLQVLVDHPSINQPIGAQQAKSVKEELQEGDWVVANLKTHPLRDDRFFYATINQFICRADDELAPWWVTLARHEQSRHPVQGAKSYEMLDQQTREDLIALHFVTIDSESTQDMDDALYIEPVEQNGTQTGWRLVVAIADPTAYIALDSQIEKDAKQRCFTNYLPGFNIPMLPRELSDELCSLMANETRPALVCYIETDLAGNITAKPHFVSAYVQSKAKLVYNKISDYLEQVPDAWQPETPEIAQQIDWLHQFTKARIQWRKTHSLLFKEKPDYSFILAENGKVKEIKAEYRRIANQIVEESMIIANICAAQFLAEQAQTGIFNTHSGFDKKFLENAHNFLMANLANKENQAELAERYSVENLATLKGYCQMRHDIEPIEGDYLEFRLRRYLTFAEFKSELAPHFGLGLEGYATWTSPIRKYSDMVNHRLIKAVLTQQACEKPQDEVLARLQEARRQNRLVERDIADWLYCRYLADKVAENAEFDAEVQDVMRGGLRVQLLENGASMFVPASTLHPNKDEMQVNADELALYIQGERRYKIGDLVKVKLIEVREETRSIIGQLII; this is encoded by the coding sequence ATGTTCCAAGATAATCCATTACTCGCACAACTTAAGCAACAAATCCACGACAGCAAAGAACACGTTGAAGGCGTGGTAAAAAGTACTGATAAAGCTTATGGTTTTTTAGAGTGCGATAAAAAAAGCTACTTTATTGCCCCACCGACAATGAAAAAAGTCATGCACGGTGACAAAATCAAAGCCACCATTGAAAAGCAAGGCGATAAAGAGCAAGCTGAACCAGAAGAATTAATTGAGCCAATGCTCACGCGCTTTATTGCCAAAGTGCGGTTCAATAAAGACAAGAAATTGCAAGTTTTGGTTGATCACCCAAGTATCAACCAACCCATTGGCGCGCAACAAGCTAAATCCGTCAAAGAAGAATTACAAGAAGGCGACTGGGTCGTAGCAAATTTGAAAACGCACCCATTACGTGATGATCGTTTTTTCTATGCGACTATCAATCAATTTATCTGCCGTGCTGACGATGAATTAGCCCCTTGGTGGGTCACATTGGCACGTCATGAGCAATCTCGTCATCCTGTGCAAGGTGCAAAAAGTTATGAAATGTTAGATCAACAAACACGCGAAGATCTGATCGCACTTCATTTTGTCACGATTGACTCTGAAAGCACGCAAGATATGGATGATGCTCTTTACATTGAACCTGTCGAGCAAAATGGTACACAAACTGGCTGGCGATTAGTCGTTGCCATTGCGGATCCAACAGCTTACATTGCATTAGATTCACAAATTGAAAAAGATGCGAAACAGCGTTGTTTTACCAATTATTTGCCTGGCTTTAATATCCCAATGTTGCCTCGTGAATTATCTGATGAATTATGTTCATTAATGGCAAATGAAACTCGCCCTGCATTAGTGTGTTATATTGAAACGGATCTTGCCGGTAACATTACAGCTAAACCGCATTTTGTCTCTGCTTATGTGCAATCTAAAGCGAAATTAGTCTATAACAAGATCTCAGATTATTTAGAGCAAGTGCCTGATGCATGGCAACCGGAAACACCAGAAATTGCACAGCAAATTGATTGGCTACATCAATTTACCAAAGCACGTATTCAATGGCGTAAAACGCATTCTCTTTTATTTAAAGAGAAACCGGATTACTCCTTTATTCTCGCTGAAAATGGCAAAGTGAAAGAAATTAAAGCGGAATATCGTCGTATTGCCAATCAAATCGTGGAAGAATCCATGATTATTGCCAATATCTGTGCTGCACAATTTTTAGCTGAACAAGCACAAACTGGTATTTTTAATACACACTCTGGGTTTGATAAGAAATTCTTAGAAAACGCGCATAATTTCTTAATGGCAAATTTAGCTAATAAAGAAAATCAAGCCGAGCTTGCTGAGCGTTATTCGGTAGAAAATCTGGCAACCTTAAAGGGTTATTGCCAAATGCGTCATGATATTGAACCGATTGAAGGTGACTATTTAGAATTCCGTTTACGTCGTTATTTAACCTTTGCAGAATTTAAATCGGAACTTGCTCCACATTTTGGGCTTGGATTAGAAGGTTATGCAACTTGGACATCGCCTATCCGTAAATATTCCGATATGGTGAACCATCGTTTAATTAAAGCTGTGCTCACACAACAAGCTTGTGAAAAACCACAAGATGAAGTCCTTGCTCGCTTACAAGAAGCCCGTCGTCAAAATCGCTTGGTTGAACGTGATATTGCAGACTGGTTATATTGTCGCTATCTTGCTGATAAAGTCGCAGAAAATGCTGAATTTGATGCAGAAGTGCAAGATGTGATGCGTGGCGGTTTACGTGTTCAATTATTGGAAAATGGCGCATCCATGTTCGTACCAGCTTCCACATTGCATCCAAATAAAGACGAAATGCAAGTGAATGCTGATGAATTGGCACTGTATATTCAAGGGGAACGCCGTTACAAAATCGGCGATTTAGTGAAAGTGAAACTTATCGAGGTTCGAGAAGAAACTCGCAGTATTATCGGTCAGTTAATCATTTAA
- the glgP gene encoding glycogen/starch/alpha-glucan family phosphorylase, whose product MMKFSTFVKNETNKSLEQLSDKETYIQLLNYVKTLSADKPKNTGKRKVYYISAEFLIGKLLSNNLINLGVYQDIKTELESAGKSLSHIEDIEPEPSLGNGGLGRLASCFIDSMSTLGLNAEGVGLNYHYGLFKQVFKKNEQHAEPNDWIEDNSWLIPTDISYEVPFKKFILTSKLDRIDILGYKKDTKNYLNLFDIQSVNPKLIKKGIEFDKTAIEENLTLFLYPDDSDKNGELLRIYQQYFMVSNAAQLLIDEAIARGSNLHDLADYAYVQINDTHPSMVIPELIRLLTEKHKIKFAEAVEIVRNMVGYTNHTILSEALEKWPLDYLDEVVPHLVVIIKKLDKLVRAEYKDPAVQIIDKQKRVHMAHMDIHFSNSVNGVAALHTEILKNSELKAFYALYPEKFNNKTNGITFRRWLEFSNQPLAAYIKELIGDEYLHDATKLEKLLAFKDAKKVHQQLAKIKFENKLALKAYLKENKGIELDENSIIDTQIKRFHEYKRQQMNALYVIHKYLEIKAGKLPKRKITVIFGGKAAPAYIIAQDIIHLILCLSELINNDPEVNKYLNVHLVENYNVSVAEKLIPATDISEQISLASKEASGTGNMKFMLNGALTLGTMDGANVEIAELAGAENIYTFGKDSESIIKLYETAGYVSKAYYENDKDIKRAVDFILNPAVVKLGNKTRLERLYNELLNKDWFMTLIDFNAYVEAKEQILADYEDQDSWNEKVVHNIAKAGFFSSDRTIAQYNEDIWHCEG is encoded by the coding sequence ATGATGAAATTTAGTACCTTTGTAAAAAACGAAACCAATAAATCGCTTGAACAATTAAGCGATAAAGAAACTTATATTCAATTATTAAATTACGTAAAAACACTCTCAGCAGATAAACCTAAAAATACAGGTAAACGTAAGGTTTACTATATCTCAGCTGAGTTTTTAATTGGTAAATTACTTTCTAATAACCTGATTAACCTTGGTGTCTATCAAGACATCAAAACAGAATTAGAAAGTGCGGGTAAATCATTAAGTCATATTGAAGATATTGAACCAGAACCGTCTTTAGGAAATGGTGGGTTAGGTCGTTTGGCTTCTTGTTTTATTGATTCAATGTCTACACTTGGCTTAAATGCTGAAGGGGTAGGTTTAAATTATCATTATGGTTTGTTCAAACAAGTCTTTAAAAAGAATGAACAACATGCGGAGCCTAATGATTGGATTGAGGATAACTCTTGGTTAATTCCAACAGATATTAGCTATGAAGTACCATTTAAGAAATTTATATTAACCTCTAAATTAGATCGTATTGATATTTTAGGTTATAAGAAAGATACGAAGAACTATCTCAATTTGTTTGATATTCAATCAGTGAATCCTAAACTGATTAAAAAAGGTATCGAGTTTGATAAAACTGCGATTGAAGAAAATCTGACTTTATTCCTTTACCCAGATGATTCAGATAAAAATGGGGAATTATTACGTATTTATCAACAATACTTCATGGTATCAAATGCGGCACAATTATTAATTGATGAAGCGATTGCGCGTGGTAGTAACTTACATGATTTAGCCGATTATGCGTATGTACAGATCAATGATACACACCCTTCAATGGTGATTCCTGAATTAATTCGCTTATTAACCGAAAAACATAAAATTAAGTTTGCTGAAGCGGTTGAAATCGTACGTAATATGGTGGGCTATACCAACCATACCATTTTGTCTGAAGCATTAGAAAAATGGCCGCTAGATTATTTAGATGAAGTGGTGCCACATTTAGTGGTGATCATTAAGAAATTAGATAAATTAGTGCGTGCAGAATATAAAGATCCAGCAGTACAAATTATTGATAAACAAAAACGAGTGCATATGGCACATATGGATATTCACTTTTCAAATTCTGTGAATGGTGTGGCGGCGTTACATACGGAGATTTTGAAAAATTCAGAACTTAAAGCGTTCTATGCGTTGTATCCTGAAAAATTCAATAATAAGACAAACGGCATTACTTTCCGTCGTTGGTTAGAGTTTTCTAACCAACCATTAGCGGCTTATATTAAAGAATTGATTGGCGATGAATATTTGCATGATGCAACGAAATTAGAGAAATTGTTAGCCTTTAAAGATGCTAAAAAGGTTCATCAACAATTAGCGAAAATTAAGTTTGAAAACAAATTGGCATTAAAAGCGTACCTTAAAGAAAATAAAGGTATTGAGCTAGATGAAAATTCTATCATTGATACGCAAATTAAGCGTTTCCATGAATACAAACGCCAGCAAATGAATGCGCTTTATGTGATTCATAAATACTTAGAAATTAAAGCAGGTAAATTACCAAAACGTAAGATTACCGTGATTTTCGGCGGAAAAGCTGCACCTGCTTATATTATTGCACAGGATATTATTCACTTAATTCTTTGTTTATCTGAGTTAATCAATAATGATCCTGAAGTGAACAAGTATTTAAACGTTCATTTAGTGGAAAACTATAATGTGAGTGTGGCGGAAAAACTCATTCCAGCAACTGATATTTCAGAACAAATTTCACTTGCCTCTAAAGAAGCTTCCGGTACAGGGAATATGAAATTTATGCTTAATGGTGCATTAACCTTAGGCACAATGGATGGGGCTAATGTTGAAATTGCAGAATTAGCCGGTGCTGAAAATATCTATACATTCGGTAAAGATTCAGAAAGCATTATTAAACTTTATGAAACAGCAGGCTATGTTTCAAAAGCGTATTATGAAAACGACAAAGATATTAAAAGAGCGGTTGATTTTATTCTGAATCCTGCCGTGGTGAAATTAGGCAATAAAACACGTTTAGAACGTCTTTATAACGAATTATTGAATAAAGACTGGTTTATGACGTTAATTGACTTTAATGCTTATGTTGAAGCGAAAGAACAAATCTTAGCCGATTATGAAGATCAGGATAGTTGGAATGAGAAAGTCGTTCACAATATCGCCAAAGCGGGCTTCTTTTCATCTGACCGCACGATCGCTCAATATAATGAAGACATTTGGCATTGTGAGGGCTAA
- a CDS encoding SDR family oxidoreductase — protein sequence MGFLTGKRILVTGLASNRSIAYGIAKAMKEQGAELAFTYLNDKLQPRVEEFAKEFGSDIVLPLDVATDESIQNCFAELSKRWEKFDGFVHAIAFAPGDQLDGDYVNAATREGYRIAHDISAFSFVAMAQAARPYLNPNAALLTLSYLGAERAIPNYNVMCLAKASLEAATRVMAADLGKEGIRVNAISAGPIRTLAASGIKNFKKMLSAFEKTAALRRTVTIEDVGNSAAFLCSDLASGITGEIVHVDAGFRITAMGELGEE from the coding sequence ATGGGTTTCTTAACTGGTAAACGTATTTTAGTAACAGGTCTTGCAAGCAACCGTTCTATCGCTTACGGGATCGCAAAAGCAATGAAAGAACAAGGTGCTGAACTTGCTTTCACTTATTTAAACGATAAATTACAACCACGCGTAGAAGAATTTGCAAAAGAATTTGGTTCTGACATCGTCCTTCCTTTAGACGTAGCGACCGATGAAAGCATCCAAAATTGCTTTGCAGAATTAAGCAAACGTTGGGAAAAATTTGATGGTTTCGTACACGCTATCGCATTCGCACCAGGCGACCAATTAGATGGTGATTACGTAAACGCAGCAACTCGTGAAGGCTACCGTATCGCTCACGATATCAGTGCATTCAGCTTCGTTGCTATGGCACAAGCAGCACGTCCTTACTTAAATCCAAATGCAGCATTATTAACCCTTTCTTACTTAGGTGCAGAGCGCGCGATTCCTAACTACAACGTCATGTGTTTAGCGAAAGCGTCTCTTGAAGCGGCAACTCGCGTAATGGCGGCTGATTTAGGTAAAGAAGGTATTCGTGTGAATGCGATCTCTGCTGGTCCTATCCGTACCTTAGCAGCATCAGGTATTAAAAACTTCAAGAAAATGCTTTCTGCATTTGAGAAAACCGCAGCGTTACGCCGCACTGTTACTATCGAAGATGTGGGTAACTCAGCAGCATTCTTATGCTCTGATTTAGCATCGGGTATCACTGGTGAAATCGTTCACGTAGATGCAGGTTTCAGGATCACCGCAATGGGCGAATTAGGCGAAGAATAA
- a CDS encoding Nif3-like dinuclear metal center hexameric protein: protein MNNLELERLLNEKLSTDRINDYAPNGLQVEGKAEIKKIITGVTASQALIDYAVAQQADAVLVHHGYFWKSENPCIRGMKGKRIKTLLVNDINLYGYHLPLDVHPELGNNAKLAQLLGISDLQPLENSSTSIPVWGTLKDPVTAEEFAQHIEQVLHRKPLICTENGPHLIRKIGICTGGGQGYIDLAAAQGCDAFITGEVSEQTIHSAREQGIHFFAAGHHATERYGIKALGEWLAAEYGLDVEFKDIDNPA from the coding sequence ATGAACAATCTAGAACTTGAACGTTTACTAAACGAAAAACTTAGCACAGACAGAATAAATGATTACGCCCCTAACGGTTTGCAAGTAGAAGGCAAAGCAGAGATCAAAAAGATCATCACGGGTGTCACCGCAAGCCAAGCTTTGATTGATTATGCCGTTGCACAACAAGCTGATGCGGTGCTTGTCCACCACGGCTATTTTTGGAAAAGTGAAAATCCATGTATTCGCGGCATGAAAGGCAAACGCATCAAAACGTTGCTTGTGAATGATATCAATTTATACGGCTACCACTTGCCTTTGGATGTCCACCCAGAATTAGGTAACAACGCAAAACTTGCTCAGTTATTAGGGATTAGCGATCTTCAACCTTTAGAAAATAGCTCAACTAGCATTCCTGTTTGGGGAACGTTAAAAGATCCTGTTACCGCTGAAGAATTCGCACAACATATTGAACAAGTGCTTCACCGTAAACCCTTAATTTGCACAGAAAACGGACCGCACTTAATCCGTAAAATTGGCATTTGCACTGGTGGCGGACAAGGCTATATTGATTTAGCGGCAGCACAAGGTTGTGATGCCTTCATTACCGGTGAGGTTTCGGAGCAAACAATTCACTCAGCTCGTGAGCAAGGTATTCATTTCTTTGCGGCTGGTCACCATGCAACAGAACGCTACGGCATTAAGGCATTAGGTGAATGGCTAGCGGCTGAATATGGCTTGGATGTAGAATTTAAAGATATTGATAATCCAGCCTAA
- a CDS encoding endonuclease/exonuclease/phosphatase family protein, producing the protein MKLLTLNVHAWLEANQAEKIEILAETIVEKGYDIIALQEVNQLMSSPAISPTLKQDNYGVLLLNKINQRVAQKYSLFWSNSHIGYDKYDEGIAFLTRLPVYDVDTFYCSQHQRLDSILSRKIIGLTVEYQGQLIECYSCHINLPNCDGENQLDNIRYIVDRSKSANLKILMGDFNTDAISDQQAYQQIKSLGLFDTFEMAEQKDSGITVEKAIDGWKGHSQEKRLDYIFLNQAKRVLSSQVIFNGKNKPIVSDHFGVEVALIL; encoded by the coding sequence ATGAAACTACTTACCCTGAATGTACACGCTTGGTTAGAAGCTAACCAAGCGGAAAAAATAGAGATTCTTGCTGAAACTATTGTGGAAAAGGGTTATGACATCATTGCCTTACAAGAGGTTAATCAATTGATGTCGTCTCCTGCTATTTCGCCAACGTTAAAGCAAGATAACTATGGTGTCCTTCTGTTAAATAAAATCAATCAACGCGTTGCACAGAAATACTCGCTTTTTTGGAGCAATTCGCATATTGGTTACGATAAATATGATGAGGGCATTGCGTTTTTAACGCGCTTGCCTGTTTATGATGTCGATACGTTTTATTGTAGCCAACATCAACGTCTTGACTCGATTCTTTCACGTAAAATCATTGGGCTGACGGTGGAATATCAAGGCCAGTTAATTGAATGTTATTCTTGTCATATCAATTTGCCAAATTGTGATGGGGAAAACCAACTGGATAATATTCGCTATATTGTGGATCGGAGCAAAAGTGCGAATCTTAAAATCCTGATGGGTGATTTCAATACCGATGCAATAAGCGATCAGCAAGCTTACCAGCAAATTAAATCCTTAGGTTTATTTGATACCTTTGAAATGGCAGAGCAGAAGGATAGCGGCATCACCGTAGAGAAAGCGATTGACGGCTGGAAAGGTCATAGTCAAGAAAAGCGATTAGATTATATTTTTTTAAACCAAGCAAAAAGGGTTTTATCCAGTCAGGTTATTTTTAATGGCAAAAATAAACCGATTGTTTCCGACCATTTTGGCGTAGAAGTAGCTCTCATCTTGTAG
- the malQ gene encoding 4-alpha-glucanotransferase, which yields MLTRSSGVLMHITSLPNAFGIGSFGQSAYDFVDFLVETKQTYWQILPLTTTSYGDSPYQSFSAIAGNTHLIDFDLLTQMGLLKESDYASVNFGDDPTSVDYERIFYARRPILETAVKNFLANQSLQADFNHFEKNNRLWLDDFAEFMAIKEHFGNQALQKWDDKKAVARDPSALEKYRTMLAEQIQYFKVTQYFFFKQWTELKNYANQKGIQIIGDMPIYVAADSVEVWTKPELFQLDEERNPLFVAGVPADQFSATGQLWGNPLYAWEEHKKQGYAWWIHRIEESFKIYDVLRIDHFKGFSDYWQVDGKAEVAKDGSWQPGPGYDLFKAVKEQLGDLPIIAEDLGNIDDKARKLLTDCNYPGMKILQFGFEDVSGESLDSPHYCIPHSIVYTGTHDNDVTNGWYNSLTEQQQQYINDYTHRHEDESICQAMIRQLFATVSNTAIATMQDVLDLPASSRMNVPSTIGGNWQWRMQQSDLTQDKKDFLEKMTTLYQRANQEK from the coding sequence ATGCTTACTCGTTCAAGTGGTGTTCTTATGCACATTACCTCGCTACCAAATGCATTCGGGATTGGTAGCTTTGGGCAATCGGCTTATGATTTTGTCGATTTTTTAGTTGAAACTAAACAAACTTATTGGCAAATTCTTCCACTTACTACCACCAGTTATGGTGATTCACCTTATCAATCTTTCTCTGCAATTGCAGGTAATACTCACCTTATTGATTTTGATTTACTAACCCAAATGGGCTTACTGAAAGAATCTGATTATGCTTCAGTCAATTTTGGTGATGATCCAACTAGCGTGGATTATGAACGTATCTTTTACGCACGCCGTCCGATTTTAGAAACAGCCGTAAAAAATTTTTTAGCGAATCAATCACTCCAAGCTGATTTCAATCACTTCGAGAAAAACAATCGATTATGGTTGGACGATTTTGCTGAGTTTATGGCAATTAAAGAGCATTTTGGTAATCAAGCATTACAAAAATGGGATGATAAAAAAGCTGTGGCTCGAGATCCAAGTGCATTGGAAAAATATCGCACCATGTTAGCGGAGCAAATTCAGTACTTTAAAGTGACGCAATATTTCTTCTTCAAACAATGGACTGAATTAAAAAATTACGCAAATCAAAAAGGCATTCAGATCATCGGTGATATGCCGATTTACGTGGCTGCAGATAGCGTAGAGGTTTGGACAAAACCAGAACTCTTCCAATTAGATGAAGAACGCAATCCGCTTTTTGTCGCGGGGGTCCCAGCCGATCAATTCAGTGCAACAGGACAACTTTGGGGCAATCCGCTTTACGCTTGGGAAGAACATAAAAAACAAGGCTACGCTTGGTGGATTCACCGCATTGAAGAAAGCTTCAAAATTTATGATGTACTACGTATCGACCATTTCAAAGGTTTCTCTGATTATTGGCAAGTAGACGGAAAAGCAGAGGTTGCTAAAGATGGTAGCTGGCAGCCAGGCCCAGGTTATGACTTATTTAAAGCCGTTAAAGAGCAATTGGGCGATTTACCGATTATTGCCGAAGATTTAGGTAATATTGATGACAAAGCCAGAAAATTGCTTACAGACTGTAACTATCCTGGCATGAAGATTCTGCAATTTGGCTTTGAAGATGTTAGCGGAGAAAGCTTAGATAGCCCGCATTATTGCATCCCGCATTCCATTGTTTATACCGGCACACATGATAACGATGTGACCAATGGTTGGTATAACAGCCTGACTGAACAACAGCAGCAATATATCAATGATTATACGCATCGCCATGAGGATGAATCGATTTGTCAAGCGATGATTCGTCAGCTTTTTGCAACCGTTAGCAATACCGCGATTGCAACAATGCAAGATGTTTTAGATTTGCCAGCCAGTTCAAGAATGAACGTGCCTTCAACAATTGGTGGAAACTGGCAATGGAGAATGCAGCAATCAGATTTAACGCAAGATAAAAAAGACTTTTTAGAAAAGATGACCACGTTATATCAACGTGCGAATCAGGAAAAATAA
- a CDS encoding UTRA domain-containing protein, whose product MSKYKQVYNEIKTQINNGNLAPLQELPSENELMQNYGFSKDTIRKALSLLEIDGYIQKQQGRNSIVLEHDLSKPQMLSEIKTVSELNSASTHKVKTTLTSLYIVQGEEELMDIFNVNDQIDFYRIARLREIDGEAVEYEVSYFDRRIVPFISREIAEHSIYHYLENELKLKISHSQRKIVFRYANEEEKKAIDLGEYDMVVNVTSTTYLADGRPFQYGSISYRPDKIAFTSTAKRHV is encoded by the coding sequence ATGAGCAAATACAAGCAGGTCTATAATGAGATAAAGACCCAAATTAACAATGGTAATTTAGCACCATTGCAAGAACTCCCGAGTGAAAATGAACTCATGCAAAACTATGGCTTTTCTAAAGATACTATTCGAAAAGCGCTTTCTTTACTTGAAATTGATGGCTACATTCAAAAGCAACAAGGCCGAAATTCGATTGTTTTAGAGCATGACTTATCTAAACCACAGATGCTTTCTGAAATTAAAACCGTCAGCGAATTAAATAGTGCCTCAACACACAAAGTGAAAACCACATTAACCAGCTTGTATATTGTGCAAGGTGAAGAAGAATTGATGGATATCTTTAACGTCAATGATCAGATCGATTTCTATCGCATTGCTCGTCTGCGTGAAATTGATGGAGAGGCAGTTGAATATGAGGTTTCTTATTTTGATCGCCGCATCGTGCCGTTTATTAGCCGAGAAATCGCAGAACATTCTATTTATCACTATTTGGAAAACGAATTAAAATTAAAAATTAGTCACTCACAACGAAAAATTGTCTTTCGCTATGCAAACGAAGAAGAAAAAAAGGCAATTGATCTTGGTGAGTATGACATGGTTGTGAATGTGACGAGTACCACTTATTTGGCTGATGGTCGACCGTTTCAATATGGGAGTATTAGCTATCGACCAGATAAAATTGCATTTACATCAACAGCAAAACGACATGTCTAG